Genomic window (Ascochyta rabiei chromosome 13, complete sequence):
CGGCCAGCTTCAAGTCCTCGTCATCGTCCGAATAGTTCATCGTATTGCTAGCAGAGCTTGGAGTTTCGCGTGGTATTTGCGTTTACGTGTTTGGTTGAAGAGGTGACCGACCAGCAAGCGGATTTAAGCGAGGGGCGAGAGTACGGTACCGGTAAACACGCGATTTCGCGCCATCACGTGCGCTGTAACTTGCCGAATGCTCAAAACGTCCGATAGCATCACACGTTCATCATGGCTGCGGTGACAACACTTTCTTTCATTTCTGTTGGGTTTGATTACTTTTCATTCTCACGTGTGTACTTAGCAGCTACCCTCCATGTAGTGTAGACACAAACATGATGTGATCGCCTTTTTGCAACTCGTACTGATCTTCGCCCTCCAACTCCCAGTCCGCCTCGTTGATAAGGACCAAGATTCCTGGACGTCTGTCAAACAAGTCAGAGAAATTTCATAGCACTGTTAATCCAAACTTACACGGTACCGTCAAGAACGAACATGTCCTTCCTTGGATCCTTCATGACCTTGTCGCAGAGATAGGTCACAAGGAAAGCTACGTTTGACGGTTCTCCGCAGTCATTTCTGCTAGGAATAGAGAGGGAATGCTTCTTCTGGTTTGCGAAAAGTAACTCTAATCCCCCACTACAGGCATCATCAGACACGGGTGTGCTGCAAAGTTATACACAACGTACCTAAACTCTACCTCTACAGACAAGGTTCCGTCACTCATGCTCAAGGTAGCGTAGCACTGATCTCGCTGTGGATCGGTCTTTGCCCTGGAGCTGGCTGCGAGTGCAGTGAAAGACGCCTCAGGTGCAATCTAAACTGGATCGGGCATGCTAAGCGAGGTGAAATCCTCGAGAACATGAGAAGATGACGACTAGCCGATGAGCCTGCCACTCCACACCGCAAAGACTTCAAGATGAACATTACGTCGGAGTTTGTGTCAATAGGCGGTAACAGAAATCCTGCTGCAGCAGACTGGGACGTATATGGCTCTGGTATACTGGCATTTGGTGCAGACAATTGCATTGCGCTGTGGCATCCTCAAGTATTTTCCTTTATCGACATGCCCAAGGAGACACTGACCCTGTATAGGACGGGCAACTCGGTGGGGTACATGCAGTCTTGAATGGCCATACCAAAGACGTCAACGCTGTCAAGTTCTTTCCTACAAACTCATCAGACGTCTCTATCCTGCTCAGTGGTGCAGCGGATAATACGATTCGCATTTGGCGCGCCCAAACAAGGGGAACGCCCAAGTATGAATGTGTCAAGAGCGTCTCTGGACACACGAATCCCATCACCAAAATCGCGACGTTGCCTGGATCAGACATCTTTGCTTCCGGATCATCAGACGGTTTAGTCAAGATATGGAAGCTTGTCCATGATGACACCTTTACAGCCACCGAAGTCGAGCTACTGCAAACGATTACACTGTCGCCGAAGTACTTTCCTTTGATCCTCGCACTCGCGCAGCTGGATGCCAATTCGATGGTATTGGCGGTTGCAGGCACCCGTCCTACTATCCAGATTTTCGTTTCTCGAGATACCCAATTTCAGCTCTCTGCGACACTCACGGGACACGAGGGATGGATTCGTGCGCTTGACTTTACTCGCGAAACCACCAACGCGAACAGCGACCTGTTGCTAGCCTCTGCAAGCCAAGACAAGTATATCCGTCTGTGGAGATTCCATTCCGGCAACGAACTTCCTGTCGCAAGTAGCGCCCTCAATGACCCAGCTCTCGGGGGTCTTGTCAAGTCGCTTTCCAACAAAGCGCACTGGATCGAATCGCCAGAATCGAAACACTCCATCACCTTCGAGGCACTGCTGTTAGGGCATGAGGATTGGATCTACACAGCTTCGTGGCGGCACCGAGACGGCAGACTGCAACTACTTTCAACATCGGAAGACAACTCTCTTGCGATTTGGGAGTCAGATCCAGCATCAGGCGTGTGGGTGTGCACTACTAGGTTAGGCGAGATAAGCGCACAGAAAGGATCTACAAGTGCTACAGGAAGCGCAGGAGGCCTCTGGATTGGTCTTTGGTCACCTGACAGTAACTCTGTCGTTTCATTGGGCAGAACAGGAAGCTGGAGGAAGTGGACCTACTCCACAGCTAAGGACATGTGGACTCAACAAGTTGGAATCACAGGCCATGTCCGAGAAGTCAGTGGACTCACATGGTCAAGGCATGGCTCATACCTACTCTCGACTTCGCAAGACCAAACGACACGACTCTTTTCCGAGTGGAAACAGGGAGAATCTGCCTCATCATGGCACGAGTTCTCTAGACCGCAGATCCATGGCTACGATCTCAACTGTGTGGACGCGATAAGTGATACAGAGTTCGTGTCCGGTGCTGATGAAAAGCTTCTTCGCGTCTTCGACGAACCAAAGGGTGTCGCAGGAATGCTGAGCAGGCTTTGCAATATAGAATCTTCCAACGCCAGCCACCTGCCTGACGCAGCCAACATTCCCGTTTTGGGTCTTTCGAACAAAGCCATCAAAGCCATAGGCGATGACGAGGAAGTGGAGAACGACGAAACAGATGAGCGTGAAGCTGTTGACCCTACTTCCAGCATCCGGAAATCCGCCCTTGAGTTCAATCATCCGCCCTTTGAGGACCACCTTGCCCGGCACCTGCTTTGGCCTGAGACAGAGAAGCTTTACGGACACGGCTACGAGATCTCCGCAGTAGCTGTTAGTCGAGACGGTAACCTTGTCGCAACAGCTTGTCGAGCTAGTTCAATTGACCACGCCGTCATTCGTCTGTATGACACGAAAGAGTGGCTGGAAGTCAAGCCGGCGCTGAAGGCTCATTCACTTACAGTCACTTCACTACATTTCTCCCCTGGCGACAAGTACTTGCTTAGTGTTGGGCGTGACAGACAATGGGTCGTCTGGGAGCGTAGCACCGAGCCTTCGCTTTACACCCTGAAAAATTCGAATCCGAAGGGACACTCGCGTATGATTCTGAACTGCGCATGGACACCACTTGAGCAAGCGACCTTCCTGACAGCTGGGCGGGACAAGTCAGTCAAAGTATGGCAGATAGTCGACAGCGAGGTGCAGCTCAAAGGTACGGTGACTGCAGATGCAGCCGTTACAGCGGTTGCAAGCAATGAGAAGGTACTGGATGGAAAGATTTGGTTTGCTTTTGGAACGGAGACTGGTGAGATTAGTATTGCGACTGCAGTGACGGACACGCTTGACAGCATTGCGGTGACAATAATGGATGCGAATATATCACCTGCTAAAACCATCAATCAGATTGACTGGAGGCCTAACAGAGACGAAGAGCGTAGTCAACAGATTGCAGTAGCAGCAGATGACTCCTCTGTCCGAGTATACAACGTTGCATAGGCAATAAATTACTAGGGTAGTCAAAAAATTTATTAGTTGAAGTTTTTCTCTTGTAGACAATTTTCAATGGTTTGAAAAAAGGAAATGTGGTAAGCGATAACTAATTTTGCTACAACTAGTTACATAAATATTCTTTAAAAATAAGTAAAGAGTTCTCTATACCAGCCTGTCGCACAAGCTGTTAGGATTAGAAGTTTTTACAGAACTAAGGGACGAGATAATAAGAGAAGATAGAATATATTGTTAACAATATGCtctataggtatattacctacATAGGGTGATTTAGCTACTATGTGTTACAGTCTACAGAACATAGAAAAGATTAGACTAGTCACAtgtagctatagtatagttattatagtaataaaATAAATAAGTTATAATCTACATTATAGTACCTCTTACAGCTTCTATAAAGAGCGTACAAAGCGtttataagggaggatagaCTTAAAGAGAAtggtaggtgtattaaggtacacagtatatagtaaaaagacttattactagtatattagtaataacctctaacacccttatatagtctaggctaactagctctatagtagcttgctaagagtagtagaggtatatatagGCCTTATAACAATACAGGATAATAAAAGTCTCTAAAAGATGTGGGTATCCGCTACGaggtgtataggagcactaggatagtttacacagagaattgttctattcctataggtcttatacaaaagaatacttaaaaactagctctctatacctattaaccttatgccttttataccttataagagttagaaaGAATTAGAGTGCTGGCCTAGGGTGTAGGGTGGACACAGATGTAACAgcactaagttagtaataggttagagagaaattagataaggctttaggtaactagtatgTTATACTACCCCCCCTCTTATATAGGCAGATTATCCTAATATATAAAaaaatctatattattattctCTAGCAGGATTATACCTATTTATTGTTATTTTAGAgtattagtagcttactattatattattttaatTTTATGTTATTACTTTTATCTAAGGTAAAGATaactctttcttacctataatattattaactaatTTTAAGGTATAAATAAGCTATTTCCTTAATTATTTAGTATACTatctatttattattattattattattatttaggtaTGTTGTGTGTGTATATAAACAGATAAACTTTACACCtttccttactctaatagacactatttcttactataagtatacctgctatactactttatattcttactaataattataggttaattacttagttactagacTAATACTAGTCCTACCTAGAGCTCTTATAGAGGTCTATAGGGTTATTTATATTTATTTAGTTTACGCGtttataagaagaagaaaggtTAATTATAGCGTTCTTAAGgtgttattatctaagtataCTTATTACATACTTAAAAATAAGAAGTGTTACCTAATAAGTATAATCTTTTTCTATTTTTACCTAATACTAACagtttctaggttctagtttacgctagtctagaatatataacttttttaggtaaccttactatatagaGGTAAAAGGTTAGAGAGAAAGAGGAGGATATAgagttagtagtagaagtagtagagttaaggtaggatacctagtatattattatagagttagtaaaggatctagtaagtatagtataggtaaTAACTACCTAGCTTAAAGAAGTCTTAACTACTAACGTAATGCtacactagtactatattagcctaactaaagaagaggtattagagagaaagaggatagtagagTTAGTAAAATATGTAGAGGTGTTAACTAAAGAGGTAGTTAAGCTGTAACAAAAGATAGTCTGTTAAGGCACTAGAGTTAGAGAAGTATTAGTAACGCTAGCACCTGCTCTACctcctaagaagaagggtagtgctaataagctaaatatcttagttaatagtaactctattataagtaatattaagagactataaAAGGGTtttcttatttatatagtaagaagggttctttcttttattctttttcttttatctttttaatatataatatagttagAGGTATTTTAGCTTTAATAAATTCTTTTTATCCTTTTATAAATTAAGATGTCTTTATACTTACTAAATCTCCTAGCCTTCTTCCTACGCTTTAATCTACTTAGCTAGTACCTTTAGAGgcctaggttaattagggtacttattatagtataaccttagcttatatagagcTTCTATAAAGTTCTTTACAGGATACTAGGTTAAGTCTAggttatagataacctagcttatagctaacctagcttatatagtacttaagcttttagtagataatcttactagctaaaatTTCTTAAACTTTCTATTCTTTTCCACCTTAAACAGAGATACCTATAGGTTTTAGagcttcttatctaagtaAGAGGTTATTAGGATTCTTATATAAGACGTTTAGTGCAAACatattatatatttataagcctagtagaagttttaaataatataagtaaCTTACCTGctctaggactttaaagGGACCCTCTTACTTATTAgatagcttctagcttagttgCTTTAtttttaagttctaggtagAAAGATATatcttttactaatagtctagtttatagggtaatagtagctattaactatagagtGTATATAGTCCTAAGTATTCTTTATATTTTCTTTAGCTACCTTCTAGGTGTTATATATGtaagtagctaatactaaggtattcttataattaagtttCTTAACTAGGTTTATACCTAAATTAGCCCTATTT
Coding sequences:
- a CDS encoding Ubiquitin- modifier 1; amino-acid sequence: MSDGTLSVEVEFSGGLELLFANQKKHSLSIPSRNDCGEPSNVAFLVTYLCDKVMKDPRKDMFVLDGTVRPGILVLINEADWELEGEDQYELQKGDHIMFVSTLHGG
- a CDS encoding Elongator subunit elp2, whose amino-acid sequence is MNITSEFVSIGGNRNPAAADWDVYGSGILAFGADNCIALWHPQDGQLGGVHAVLNGHTKDVNAVKFFPTNSSDVSILLSGAADNTIRIWRAQTRGTPKYECVKSVSGHTNPITKIATLPGSDIFASGSSDGLVKIWKLVHDDTFTATEVELLQTITLSPKYFPLILALAQLDANSMVLAVAGTRPTIQIFVSRDTQFQLSATLTGHEGWIRALDFTRETTNANSDLLLASASQDKYIRLWRFHSGNELPVASSALNDPALGGLVKSLSNKAHWIESPESKHSITFEALLLGHEDWIYTASWRHRDGRLQLLSTSEDNSLAIWESDPASGVWVCTTRLGEISAQKGSTSATGSAGGLWIGLWSPDSNSVVSLGRTGSWRKWTYSTAKDMWTQQVGITGHVREVSGLTWSRHGSYLLSTSQDQTTRLFSEWKQGESASSWHEFSRPQIHGYDLNCVDAISDTEFVSGADEKLLRVFDEPKGVAGMLSRLCNIESSNASHLPDAANIPVLGLSNKAIKAIGDDEEVENDETDEREAVDPTSSIRKSALEFNHPPFEDHLARHLLWPETEKLYGHGYEISAVAVSRDGNLVATACRASSIDHAVIRLYDTKEWLEVKPALKAHSLTVTSLHFSPGDKYLLSVGRDRQWVVWERSTEPSLYTLKNSNPKGHSRMILNCAWTPLEQATFLTAGRDKSVKVWQIVDSEVQLKGTVTADAAVTAVASNEKVLDGKIWFAFGTETGEISIATAVTDTLDSIAVTIMDANISPAKTINQIDWRPNRDEERSQQIAVAADDSSVRVYNVA